One part of the Ornithodoros turicata isolate Travis chromosome 2, ASM3712646v1, whole genome shotgun sequence genome encodes these proteins:
- the LOC135383065 gene encoding uncharacterized protein LOC135383065 translates to MGGDVRRAIVDILFQECMTLALGGKLSFHFVGHCCCCCFRYPSHRLYRRSAELLAEFPHLRDNFSVNGKMGGHYSWVEALKCKFKNMRKKLDDNPAVLAMRDKHAKKRVKPPEEACPNATKRVSRLHGHEHLIVLGETEQSLENHRQGLICHSEEEESQVTKERFLLTAKERHEKMMTVTLAADHVCQCSFAIAASGIQPSVEGGPCNSIRERVPEPDKHNLAAWRGK, encoded by the exons ATGGGCGGCGACGTTCGTCGTGCCATCGTGGATATCCTCTTTCAAGAATGCATGACATTGGCGTTGGGGGGGAAACTTTCGTTTCATTTTGTTGGTCACTGTTGCTGTTGCTGTTTCAGGTACCCTTCACACCGTCTGTATCGGCGTTCTGCAGAGCTGCTTGCAGAGTTTCCGCACCTGAGAGATAACTTCAGCGTGAATGGGAAGATGGGCGGACAT TACTCTTGGGTGGAGGCACTGAAGTGCAAATTTAAAAACATGAGGAAGAAATTGGATGACAACCCTGCAGTGCTGGCGATGCGTGACAAACATGCCAAAAAGCGAGTGAAACCACCCGAGGAAGCATGCCCCAATGCAACGAAACGGGTCTCCCGTCTTCAT GGTCATGAGCATTTGATCGTCCTTGGAGAAACAGAGCAGTCATTGGAGAACCATAGGCAGGGGCTCATTTGCCATTCAGAGGAAGAGGAAAGCCAAGTCACAAAGGAGAGGTTTCTTCTTACAGCAAAGGAGCGGCATGAAAAAATGATGACTGTGACCCTGGCAGCTGACCATGTGTGTCAGTGCTCATTTGCTATAG CTGCTTCTGGAATTCAGCCTTCTGTGGAAGGTGGACCTTGCAACAGCATTCGAGAACGGGTTCCTGAGCCTGACAAACATAATCTTGCAGCATGGAGAGGCAAGTGA